AGACTCAGGTTGGAAGATATTGAGCATTCGGGCGCAACAGTTGGAAAGCTCTATGCAATATCCACTGTGGGAAGTATAATCGGGACATTTGCTACAGGATTTTTTTTAATTTCATTTCTCGGAAGCCGCGATATTTTGTTTTTTCTTTCCTTAGTACTTTTTGCCGTTTATCTGCTGGCTTTGTCCGGATATAGGCTTAAGGCTGCAAAAATTCCTGCAATTATTTTTGCAGCCATATTAATTTCAGCATATTTTTTTCAGGCAAAAGGTTCGGAAAACATTGTTGCCGATATTGATACAAAATATAACCGGGTTATAATTGAGGAAATAAAGGACTCCAATTCAGGCAAAACAATACGTTTTTTGCGTGTTGACAAAAGTTGGGGGCAATCGGCCGTTGTGATTGGAGAACCTGATGAACTTTTTTTCGACTATCTTAAATTTTACCGCCTGGCAGAACACTTTTGCCCTCAAAATCAAAAAGCTCTTCTAATAGGAGGTGGCGCATATACGGTTGCAAGAGATTATATAAGGCGAAATCCTGATAATATAATTGATGTAATTGAAATAGACCCGAACTTTACTTTACTTGCAAAAAAATATTTTTATTTTAAAGATGATCCAAGGATAAGAAGCATCCATGAGGATGGAAGAACTTATTTAAGGCGTGCCACAACAAAATATGATGTGATTTTTATAGATGTATTTAAATCAAGTGCTTCACCGCCTTTTCATTTAACAACGAAAGAAGCAATGCAGGAAGCATCGGCTTTGCTTAATGAAAATGGCGTAATGGTCACAAATCTATATTCAGCCATAAACGGTGATAAGGGCAAATTTTTCCGTGCAGCGTATGTAACAATTAAATCGGTTTTTCCCCATGTTTATGTTTTTCCTGTCCAGCATCCTATGCAGCCGGAAGAATTGCAAAATTTGATAATAATTGCAGTTAAATCCGACAAAGCCGGTACATTAACAAGCAGTGCCCCGGAGCTAAATAGATATCTTGCCCATTATTGGAAAGATAAAATAGCTTGTGATATTCCTGTATTAAAAGACGAATTTGCACCTGTTGAACATTATCTTGCTGAAGTAATTAAGAATATTTAACATGCTTGAATGTAAAAACATAAATTATAAATATCCCGGTACGCAATATCCGGTTTTTATTGATTTGAATTGCAAAATCGAAGAATCGGGATTTCATTCATTATTCGGACTGTCCGGAGTCGGCAAATCAACTCTTGCGCGGATGATTGCAGGCCAGTTAAGCGGATTTGAAGGTAAAATTAAATATAATGGGGCAAAAAAAATATTTTATTCCTATAATCTTGAAAGACTTCCCGGATGGTCAAGCATTGGTGAGCATATTTTAAAAATAACGCCGGAAAAAAATAAAGGCAAAATCGATGAAATTATTGAGTCCTTCGGTCTTTCGGCTTTTATGGAATCCGGGTTTTCACGCCTTTCTCTCGGCCAGCGCAATAGAATAAACCTTGCAAGATATCTATTGCAGGATTTTGACTGTTTAATAATGGATGAAAGTCTTGCCAATGTGGATGAAGCAACACGCGAGCAGATCATTTTTAAAATAAAGGATATGTATCCTACAAAAACCTTTATTTACATTTCTCACAGCGTTGCCGAAGTTTCCATGTTTTGCAAAAACATTATAGTGTTAAGAAGTTTTAAGAAAAGCCCCCAGGCAGCTACCATTTCAGGTCAGGATAATACTAAGGGAAAATCTATTGACAGAAAAGAACTTGAAAAAACAATGCTGGAGATTGTAAGTGCTTCATAAACGCTTATATCAGTTTATACTTGTTTATATTTTAGGGCTCGCTTTTTTATTTCTTATAAAAGTAGTTTTGAATCTTTCCGATTATGTTATTCCCAGCCCTGTAGAGATTTATGAGACAGCACACAAAGTTTTTTTAAGATATATTCCGGATGTATTAAATACTTTATCTGTAGCTATAATCGGGCATGTGCTTTCTATTATTATGGCAACCATAGTTGGAATAATAAGCAGATTATCTAACTGGACAGGGTCATTTATTAAAACCGCAGCTTTTAATATTCAGGCATATCCAATTGTTGCTGTTGCCCCGATAATTTTTATTCTGCTGGGTGACGGACTTTCTTCAAGGCTTTTGATTGCAGCCATGATATGCTATTTCCCTTTGCTTCTATCATTTATAGGAGTACTTGCCGAACCGGTTACAGACATAGAACACTTTTATGTGCATTCCGGCAAAATGAGATGGCAGCTTGAGACAAAGATAAGAGCTTTTGAAAACATGAACAAGCTTATAACAGTAATTTCCGGAAGTGCAACCCTTGCAATGGTCGGAACCATAGTTGCCGAGTTTATCGGAGCAAGTTCAGGAATAGGCTACAGTATTCGTATAGCTTTATACCAGAGTGATCTTTCCAAAATTCTGATTGCGCTTTTTCTGATAGGAATATTCACCTCGCTTTATCTGGCTTTTTTAGAATGGCTTGGCAACATACTGGTAAGAAGCTGGGGGGCATATGGTAACCACTCAGGTTCACAGTTCAAGGTTGGAGAGCGATGAAAATTGATCATTTTGAAGACATTGAAGCTTGGCAACTGGCACGTGAATTGACTCGTAAAGTGTATCGACTGACAAAGAAACCTGGATTTGCTACGGACTATGGGCTGAAGAAGCAGATACAAGATGCTGTAGTTCGTGGATTAACTATCTCAAAAAATATGATGATCTCAAGGCAATCAACTGTGAACCGTGAACCTAACAACCTGAGTCGTTACAAAATATGAAGAATAATTTACGAATTATTGTTTTATTGGTGACGCTTATTACAATTTTCATGCCTTCGGGTTGCACCGAAAAAAACAAGGATATGACAAAAGTCGCTTACAGGCTTAAATGGCTCTTTAACACAAGTGTTGCCGGAGATATTTATGCCGATGCTCACGGTTTTTTTGCTAAAGAAGGTCTTGAAGTTGAAGTAAAAGAAGGCGGGCCGGAACGGGATGCAATAAAAGAACTTGAAATAGGCCATGCCCAGTTTGGTGTTGCTTCTGCGGATCAGGTTATAAGAGCTGTTTCAAAAGGATCTCCAATCGTTGTGCTTGCGCAGCTATTTCAGCTAAATCCGCTTCAATGGATATACCGGTCGGGTGAAAATAGGATTGACAAAATAGAAGATATAAAGGGCAAAACAATAGGAATTACTTTTGGCGGAAATGATGAAACAATTATGAAAGCTCTTTTGTCAAAACATGACATAAGAGAAGAAGAAGTAAATTTATTCAGTGTAAGGTATGACTACACACCTTTTTATGAACGAAGGGTTGCGCTTTGGCCTGTTTACAGAAATGCGGAAGGAATTATTGTTGCGGATAAACTTTTAAAAGCAAAAGAACCGGTTTCATTTTTTAATCCTGATGATTACGGAATTCATTTTGTCGCAAATTCTGTAATAACAACGGAAAATATGCTAAAACAGCGCCCTGAAACGGTTAAGGCATTTCTTTCGGCTTTAACAAAAGCCTGGAATGAAGCTTTAGATCCTGCAAATTCAGACAAAACTATAGATACTATTCATAAATTTGACAGGGATACATCTTCTGATATTATGCGTCAGCAGCTTGATATAACAAGACAATTAATGAAACCTAACGAGAAAACAGTATTCGGCGAAATAGATGTAGATGCATGGAAAGAGACCGAGAAAATTATGCTTGAACAAAAGCTTATTGCGGTGCCTGTTAATATTGAAACAAGACTAAAAAAATAAATATTAAAGATCATGGTATAAGATCGGATGTTATGAAAGCCAAAAACTTTTTCATTCACGGAGAATATGCGAACCATTATCAGGATGAGGCGATGATACTGGCTAACAGGAGCTTACCTGCCGGATGGCAATGGGTTACAAGCTCTAAAAACTCTGTGGTTGCTGAAAAAACAGGTGATGAGAAAGTTTTTTACAAAGAGTTTCTGCAAAGAAATAATTTTGAAGAAATCAAAGCATTTTTAAATGGAAGCCGAAGCAAACGTGCCCGTAAACAGTCGGATATTCTGGTTTCTGCCGGCTTGCCCACCCCGAAAATCCTTTGCTGGGGAAAAAATAATAGAAGTGTTTTTATCATTACCCAAGGTTTTGATGGTATAGGTTTTTATCTGTATCTATTAAATTATTTCTCTCCACCTCTTTCTCCTGAAAAGGTTAAGGAAAAACGTTTATTGCTCAAGGCCGCTGGATCACTGATAGGAAAACTTCATCAGGCTGGAATAGTTCATGGCGATTTAAGGCAGAATAATCTGTTGGTCAAAAAAGAAAATAATAATTTTAGATTCAGCCTTATTGACAATGAAAGAAACCGCAAATGGCGATATATTCCGCACTCTCAGATTGCAAAAAATCTTACACAGTTTTCAATTGCCTCACATAATCTTTTAAGCAGAACAGATTTAATGCGGCTTTTCACTGCCTATAAATCAAATTATCCGAAATTTTCTATTAATAACGAGAAGAAATTACTGCAAACAGTTTATGCAAGAAAAACCCTTCGTATATTAAGGAGTAATATCAAATTTTATATTGCACCTAACTGCAAATCATTTAAAAATAAAATGTTTTATGGCAAATATTTGAAAGACAGCCCGGTTGCAAAACAGTTTATGCAGGATGCCGACCCGGATAAGTGGTTTAAGACAAGCAGTATAACGCTAAAACAAGATAAAAATATTACAATTAATTTGCTTTCGGAACCGGATGGAGATGTTGTTGCCAAGCGTTTTGTATCAAACGGGTTTTTATTTTATGTAAAAACGTGGATGAAAAAAGAACGGGCATTAAATTTGTGGAATATGACCCACTTTTTTAAAGAGCTTGGTATTCCGGTTGCTTTGCCGCTTGGTTATATAGTTGAAAAAAAAGATTTGTTGAATAGAACAACTTATTTTTACAGCCAATATATTGCAGAAGCAAAAAGTCTTATGGATCTTTCACAAAATATGAAATACTTTTCGAACTGGATAGAAAATAACAATACTATACCCCGTTTCGCGCTAGTATTGTCTAAGCTTCATAGCAATGGATTTTGTCATGGCGACACAAAATGGGTGAACATTCTTGTAAATGAGAACAGCGGAAAATTTTGGCTTATCGACCTGGACGGAGCCTCTTTCGCCAAATCAAAATTAGCCAGATCCATGCTAAAGGACCTTGGAAGGTTTATTGTTGATATGATAGAAATCGGGCTTTCAGATAAGCTTATAGATAATTTTTTGATGGTATACTGTAATGCAAGGGTTTTAAGCAAAGAGCTGGTTCAAAAAAAGGTTAACCCGCATATTTCAAAAATTCTTAAACGGCACAAAAAAAATCGAAAGGATAAATCTGTTTAGCTATTTTGACTGTTTATAATCTTTTTTAGCAAATCATTATCAGGATAGTGTGCCAGCAACGATGATTCGAAATGGTTCCATTTTCTTAAAATCTTTTTTTCTGCAAGAAAATTAATGTAATTTGAGATTGGAATAAAATCAGAATTTCCTATATTGTCAATGATTATCAGAGCACCGTCTGCGCTGTTAACTCGTTTGTAAACAATATTTTTTGCCTTTATCGTCATTGTAATGATTTTATTATGGAACAAACTGTTTTTCAGATTAAGAAATGCTTCTGACAAACCGGAGTAGTTCAGTTTAGTCTCTTCAATAGAAGTTAAGTAATATTCAAGAGATTTTGAAGCTTTTCCATCAGAATCTTTAATCAAATCAAAAACCGCACCTGGCCCAAGATTTGTTTCTATATTACCGTAAAATCTGGGCAATATATCCCAGGCAATATTGCGTTTTTGAAGAAGTTTGTAATATGCCTGTTCACGGGCAACCTCTTTAAGTCCGTCATTGGTAAAAAGGATTTTAACACACAGATCATTTTGGTGGGGATGAACATAGCATTCCCTATGCAATCCTTTTCCTACAAGAAGTGATTGATTTAATTCAATCATTGACAATCCTTTTAAATTAGTAATATAAATGTATAAATATACTTTTCATATCATAAGATTAAAATAAAAAAAATGTATAAATATACTTTCCTGGTTGATCCGTCTTCAGATCAGATACGACAAATAACAGTCATATACCGCCTGACAGATTGGTGGGATGATGATATCCCGGATAATCCGTCGCATGTACGGCAGGTTATAGCAGGCAGTCATTGCTTTGTTATTGCAAGCAAAGAAGATGAAATCATTGGTATGGGAAGAGCTATAAGCGATAAGGCAAGCGATGCATATATACAGGATCTTACTGTTGTCGATTCTTACAGGAAGAAAGGTGTGGGCGCTGAGATTTTAAAAAAATTGGTTGACCGTTTAAAAGATGACGGTATTAAATGGATAGCACTTATTGCTGAAAGGAATTCACACAATTTTTATACTAACTTTGGATTTAATAAAATGCCTGATTCACAACCTATGTTGATGATATTGACATGAATATGAAAGAAATTACATATACGGACTATGCGTCATTAAATAAATATTTTATCAATCAAAGGTACACGCTTTGCGTTTATACTCTTCCTTCGCTTATAGCATGGAGTAATGAATATTACAGGCCGTACGGAATTATCGAAAATGACGCTTTGATAATAGGAGCTGAATTTACGGAAGAGAAAGAACACCGCCACCTTATACTTCCCATATCACCTTCAAAGGAATATTCTCCAAAAGAACTCTACAAGGTAGCCAATGAAAGCGGTTTTGATAATTACTGGTTTGTGCCCGGCAACTACATTGATACATATGGTAAAAAAGAAGTTGAGGCTTATTTTAAAATAAGTTTGCAAAAAGAATATTCTGATTACGTATATCTTAAATCCGATCTTTCGGAGCTTAAAGGCAATCGTTATTCTCAGAAAAGAAACCTCATCCATCAGTTTGAAAGAGAATATGTCGCAAACAACCGCATTGAAACAGGAGAAATAAAATCAGAGGTATCTGCCGAATGCATTGATTTTCTGGAAAAATGGTGCATAGAAAGAGACTGCGATGCTGATCCCAATGAAGATCTGGCCTGTGAAAAGAATGCTATAATAAATACTCTTAACCACATTGATATTCTTGATCTAAAAGGCATATATCTTAAAGTTGACGGGGAAATAAGCGCTTTTGGGATTGCTACATATCTGACAAATGAGATGGGCGTGCTTCACTTTGAAAAGGCTTTCACAAACATAAAAGGGCTTTATCAGTATTTTGATAATCTGTGCGCAAAAACTCTTTTTGACGGTTATAAGTTTATTAACAAAGAAAGTGATATGAACATTCCCGGCCTTGCAAAAGTAAAAAAATCATACCATCCAGCCATGATAGTCAAATCTTACAAGCTTGTTTTGCGATAAAATATAGCAACACCGGCACACCCGGCAGAACTTGATCTGAATTCAAGCAATAAATTTAAAACTAAACTGATTCATGAAATAGCGATAATTGTGTTAATTCTTCAGATGGTTGGCCAATTTTTGCTTTCTTTACCGCATCGGATAAAAAGCGAATACTTTCATCATAAACTTTCAAAGGTACAGAAAAAGGGGCGCCGTCATTTCCGCCGTGTGCGAAAGCAAATCTGGCCGGATCATCAAACCTGCTTGGAGTTCCGTAAATTACTTCACTGA
This window of the Pseudomonadota bacterium genome carries:
- a CDS encoding fused MFS/spermidine synthase; this encodes MNKYRLEIIVFLTGAVVMALELVGSRIVAPYLGTSIYVWTSLIGVILASLSIGYYWGGRLADKKLGYKTFSLLLFLCAVLVGIIAIIKTPVLDIIGRSVQDIRLGAVIASTILFAPASILLGTVSPYAIRLRLEDIEHSGATVGKLYAISTVGSIIGTFATGFFLISFLGSRDILFFLSLVLFAVYLLALSGYRLKAAKIPAIIFAAILISAYFFQAKGSENIVADIDTKYNRVIIEEIKDSNSGKTIRFLRVDKSWGQSAVVIGEPDELFFDYLKFYRLAEHFCPQNQKALLIGGGAYTVARDYIRRNPDNIIDVIEIDPNFTLLAKKYFYFKDDPRIRSIHEDGRTYLRRATTKYDVIFIDVFKSSASPPFHLTTKEAMQEASALLNENGVMVTNLYSAINGDKGKFFRAAYVTIKSVFPHVYVFPVQHPMQPEELQNLIIIAVKSDKAGTLTSSAPELNRYLAHYWKDKIACDIPVLKDEFAPVEHYLAEVIKNI
- a CDS encoding ATP-binding cassette domain-containing protein; this encodes MLECKNINYKYPGTQYPVFIDLNCKIEESGFHSLFGLSGVGKSTLARMIAGQLSGFEGKIKYNGAKKIFYSYNLERLPGWSSIGEHILKITPEKNKGKIDEIIESFGLSAFMESGFSRLSLGQRNRINLARYLLQDFDCLIMDESLANVDEATREQIIFKIKDMYPTKTFIYISHSVAEVSMFCKNIIVLRSFKKSPQAATISGQDNTKGKSIDRKELEKTMLEIVSAS
- a CDS encoding ABC transporter permease subunit, which encodes MLHKRLYQFILVYILGLAFLFLIKVVLNLSDYVIPSPVEIYETAHKVFLRYIPDVLNTLSVAIIGHVLSIIMATIVGIISRLSNWTGSFIKTAAFNIQAYPIVAVAPIIFILLGDGLSSRLLIAAMICYFPLLLSFIGVLAEPVTDIEHFYVHSGKMRWQLETKIRAFENMNKLITVISGSATLAMVGTIVAEFIGASSGIGYSIRIALYQSDLSKILIALFLIGIFTSLYLAFLEWLGNILVRSWGAYGNHSGSQFKVGER
- a CDS encoding four helix bundle protein; the protein is MKIDHFEDIEAWQLARELTRKVYRLTKKPGFATDYGLKKQIQDAVVRGLTISKNMMISRQSTVNREPNNLSRYKI
- a CDS encoding ABC transporter substrate-binding protein; translation: MKNNLRIIVLLVTLITIFMPSGCTEKNKDMTKVAYRLKWLFNTSVAGDIYADAHGFFAKEGLEVEVKEGGPERDAIKELEIGHAQFGVASADQVIRAVSKGSPIVVLAQLFQLNPLQWIYRSGENRIDKIEDIKGKTIGITFGGNDETIMKALLSKHDIREEEVNLFSVRYDYTPFYERRVALWPVYRNAEGIIVADKLLKAKEPVSFFNPDDYGIHFVANSVITTENMLKQRPETVKAFLSALTKAWNEALDPANSDKTIDTIHKFDRDTSSDIMRQQLDITRQLMKPNEKTVFGEIDVDAWKETEKIMLEQKLIAVPVNIETRLKK
- a CDS encoding lipopolysaccharide kinase InaA family protein, with the translated sequence MKAKNFFIHGEYANHYQDEAMILANRSLPAGWQWVTSSKNSVVAEKTGDEKVFYKEFLQRNNFEEIKAFLNGSRSKRARKQSDILVSAGLPTPKILCWGKNNRSVFIITQGFDGIGFYLYLLNYFSPPLSPEKVKEKRLLLKAAGSLIGKLHQAGIVHGDLRQNNLLVKKENNNFRFSLIDNERNRKWRYIPHSQIAKNLTQFSIASHNLLSRTDLMRLFTAYKSNYPKFSINNEKKLLQTVYARKTLRILRSNIKFYIAPNCKSFKNKMFYGKYLKDSPVAKQFMQDADPDKWFKTSSITLKQDKNITINLLSEPDGDVVAKRFVSNGFLFYVKTWMKKERALNLWNMTHFFKELGIPVALPLGYIVEKKDLLNRTTYFYSQYIAEAKSLMDLSQNMKYFSNWIENNNTIPRFALVLSKLHSNGFCHGDTKWVNILVNENSGKFWLIDLDGASFAKSKLARSMLKDLGRFIVDMIEIGLSDKLIDNFLMVYCNARVLSKELVQKKVNPHISKILKRHKKNRKDKSV
- a CDS encoding GNAT family N-acetyltransferase, which encodes MYKYTFLVDPSSDQIRQITVIYRLTDWWDDDIPDNPSHVRQVIAGSHCFVIASKEDEIIGMGRAISDKASDAYIQDLTVVDSYRKKGVGAEILKKLVDRLKDDGIKWIALIAERNSHNFYTNFGFNKMPDSQPMLMILT
- a CDS encoding DUF2156 domain-containing protein, with protein sequence MNMKEITYTDYASLNKYFINQRYTLCVYTLPSLIAWSNEYYRPYGIIENDALIIGAEFTEEKEHRHLILPISPSKEYSPKELYKVANESGFDNYWFVPGNYIDTYGKKEVEAYFKISLQKEYSDYVYLKSDLSELKGNRYSQKRNLIHQFEREYVANNRIETGEIKSEVSAECIDFLEKWCIERDCDADPNEDLACEKNAIINTLNHIDILDLKGIYLKVDGEISAFGIATYLTNEMGVLHFEKAFTNIKGLYQYFDNLCAKTLFDGYKFINKESDMNIPGLAKVKKSYHPAMIVKSYKLVLR
- a CDS encoding DUF763 domain-containing protein; this translates as MHSSAHFGTMQSLALVSEVIYGTPSRFDDPARFAFAHGGNDGAPFSVPLKVYDESIRFLSDAVKKAKIGQPSEELTQLSLFHESV